A region of Liolophura sinensis isolate JHLJ2023 chromosome 8, CUHK_Ljap_v2, whole genome shotgun sequence DNA encodes the following proteins:
- the LOC135473297 gene encoding lim and transglutaminase domain protein ltd-1-like — protein MNTCMSAWEPVYYKKTLSLDERSNVPFKQDGYPPPAPPSKSKREIYDPEDFRKIEEKAIKAPAKLLDSYDSLIKYLTAGSKTDLEKLRAIFVWTGSQKIEAKNLGAVKKPDTPRAYMKLIQERKGSYGSLFALLCRKAGLPCVILPGIAKSASYEVGDSELEHLKNRWNAVYVDGDWRLIHPLWAFRSLSGHSSGNWTLVEAGGVKINQKQEASEGQLNFQVNDYWFLTDPEEFFIHCFPDEKEWQLLEKERDLQDFLDVPFCRQAFHELKFRLDPGMKCKLDSQKGEIDIPLQLPEKLKGKIKVTYDLFHKDEDSTETTHGNVQLDRYVFMNQKSDEIAFGIRFPAAGVFKISIYGNDISTNTNALRWLCDFRIDCSEPKEDCQPLPDCPDIGWGPGVEAEALGIQAITHDNGLIKLNRREVIIIKFRLSRPVELQAELLHNSMRKSRLQKYISTTVTDTEATIKVDKLPEEGGEFGLKMRCKPDPSSHDLFYNVINYLIQSPKETGKKGKKKVDKETETEKTRTSPSYGKENGYYRQFRKNMVEASDGNDFYELDRAIVLFEKHRLEDRGDLTRAKERREFLKLKKDLEDGIKRRHVNVLDVAVQNARNSKYESELDPEPLVGAEALLEHLRRLDRFRHPILALNQRAISEMARYNTPRPLVHNVLKSTFLLLGEKHHHIEQWPYIQALLRKTGRYSLKRRIQGFDTVNVTEETADLSRHYLHSYNLDEARQTSAVAGSFYQWSQNVLESVDADTRESEGDDSWEQNTDYGNTGRHRDSIATDRSDTDEYH, from the exons GCTCCTGCAAAGTTACTGGACAGTTATGACAGTCTGATCAAGTACCTGACGGCGGGCTCCAAGACAGACTTAGAAAAACTGCGTGCAATATTTGTGTGGACCGGGTCTCAGAAGATCGAAGCGAAGAACCTGGGTGCGGTGAAGAAACCCGACACCCCCCGGGCCTACATGAAACTGATccaggagagaaaaggcagctACGGCTCACTTTTCGCCCTTCTTTGTCG GAAAGCTGGCTTGCCTTGTGTTATATTACCCGGGATTGCCAAAAGTGCGTCATATGAGGTCGGTGACAGTGAATTGGAACATCTGAAGAACCGATGGAATGCCGTGTACGTAGACGGAGACTGGCGCTTGATCCATCCACTGTGGGCATTTCGCTCGCTATCAGGTCACAGCAGCGGAAACTGGACCCTGGTCGAGGCCGGTGGGGTTAAGATTAACCAAAAGCAAGAGGCTTCAGAAGGTCAGTTGAATTTTCAGGTGAATGATTACTGGTTCCTCACCGACCCCGAAGAGTTTTTCATTCACTGTTTTCCGGATGAGAAGGAATGGCAGCTACTGGAAAAGGAAAGAGACCTACAAGACTTTTTGGATGTGCCGTTTTGCCGCCAAGCGTTCCACGAACTAAAATTTAGGCTAGATCCAGGCATGAAATGCAAGCTGGACTCCCAGAAGGGCGAGATAGACATACCACTGCAACTGCCTGAGAAGCTGAAAGGCAAAATTAAAGTGACTTACGATTTATTTCACAAAGACGAGGATAGCACTGAAACGACACACGGCAATGTGCAATTGGACAGATACGTTTTCATGAATCAGAAGAGCGACGAAATTGCTTTTGGAATTCGTTTTCCGGCAGCCGGTGTGTTCAAGATTAGCATCTATGGCAATGATATTTCCACGAACACGAATGCTTTACGCTGGTTATGTGACTTCCGGATCGATTGTTCCGAGCCAAAGGAGGACTGCCAGCCGCTCCCGGATTGCCCGGATATAGGATGGGGTCCTGGGGTAGAGGCGGAAGCTCTGGGTATTCAGGCCATCACCCATGACAACGGACTCATCAAGCTGAATCGACGAGAAGTGATCATCATCAAGTTCCGTTTGAGTCGACCGGTGGAGCTTCAAGCGGAGCTGCTTCATAACTCGATGAGGAAAAGTCGCCTGCAAAAGTACATCAGTACGACCGTCACGGACACAGAAGCGACCATCAAGGTAGACAAACTACCTGAAGAGGGCGGGGAATTCGGACTGAAAATGAGGTGTAAACCGGATCCATCCAGTCACGACCTGTTCTACAACGTGATTAATTATCTCATTCAGTCTCCTAAAGAAACgggaaagaaaggaaaaaagaaGGTGGATAAAGAAACAGAAACGGAGAAGACCCGAACGTCGCCAAGTTACGGGAAAGAG AATGGATACTACCGACAGTTTAGAAAGAACATGGTGGAGGCATCTGATGGGAACGATTTCTATGAGCTGGACAGAGCTATTGTGTTGTTCGAAAAGCATAGACTAGAGGACAGAGGCGACTTGACGCGCGCCAAAGAAAGGCGAGAATTCCTGAAACTTAAGAAAG ATCTGGAGGATGGTATTAAGCGCCGTCATGTGAACGTACTTGATGTAGCTGTTCAGAATGCTCGGAATTCCAAGTACGAGAGCGAGCTTGACCCAGAACCGCTGGTGGGGGCGGAAGCCTTACTGGAGCATCTCAGACGTCTGGACAGATTCCGGCACCCCATCCTCGCTCTTAACCAAAGGGCTATCTCCGAGATGGCTCGATACAATACTCCGAGGCCACTGGTCCATAACGTCCTGAAAAGCACGTTTTTGCTGCTGGGCGAGAAACACCACCACATTGAG CAATGGCCTTATATCCAAGCTCTCTTGCGGAAGACGGGCCGATACAGCTTGAAGAGGCGCATCCAGGGCTTCGACACAGTGAACGTGACAGAGGAGACGGCCGACTTGTCGAGGCACTATCTCCACAGCTACAATCTCGACGAGGCTCGCCAGACCAGCGCCGTGGCCGGCTCCTTCTACCAGTGG AGTCAGAACGTTTTAGAGAGCGTGGATGCGGACACACGGGAGTCGGAAGGCGATGACTCGTGGGAACAGAACACTGACTACGGTAACACTGGCAGACACCGAGACTCCATCGCCACAGACCGAAGCGACACCGATGAATATCACTAG